In one Brassica oleracea var. oleracea cultivar TO1000 chromosome C9, BOL, whole genome shotgun sequence genomic region, the following are encoded:
- the LOC106317742 gene encoding uncharacterized protein LOC106317742: MFMDRERRLSNRNGTPQYSNGRFRDDDCYGGFLDRFENSREKSPSRSKILRIPSPTSSPPPSSSSPPFPGSNSPDRGYIEHRVSKFDTLAGIAIKYGVEVADVKKMNGLVTDLQMFALKSLQIPLPGRHPPSPCLSNGTLHPGEGCSCHELEPRNDSNNDVFDSFQSLRLKSSDKKVSPAMSSLQGYYGLKPADRTVSEGGFLEMGTYNKTETSHHHHLSSNGGNHQYLRPFPSTNTPLNHHRKSRSLANALFDEVNQSPDNNNNNNTAQETSADKFRRRRQKSEADFSSRTPELLLKEENSSSNGGFLSIAGKGLALRSKASSRTNLSSAESETSNFNPVPINLMDAPVSDSFSSVRKSSSASSLQDPEGNSSNGSSSLSLWPTSKWSLKPDLLTPAAITSSIFDGLPKPLTGRKNKTAMD; this comes from the exons ATGTTTATGGATCGAGAGAGAAGGCTTTCGAATCGCAACGGGACTCCGCAATACAGCAACGGAAGGTTCCGTGATGATGATTGCTACGGTGGATTCTTAGATCGGTTTGAAAATTCCAGAGAGAAGAGTCCTTCTAGATCTAAGATTCTTCGGATCCCGTCGCCGACTTCGTCTCCTCCACCTTCCAGCTCTTCCCCGCCGTTTCCTGGCTCCAATTCCCCGGACCGGGGATATATCGAGCACCGCGTCTCCAAGTTCGATACTCTCGCCGGCATTGCTATTAAATACGGCGTTGAG GTAGCAGATGTTAAGAAGATGAATGGACTTGTTACTGATCTTCAAATGTTTGCTCTCAAGTCTCTTCAGATTCCTTTACCTGGAAGACATCCTCCTTCTCCTTGTTTATCTAATGGCACCTTGCACCCTGG AGAGGGATGTTCATGCCACGAACTGGAACCGCGAAACGACAGCAACAACGACGTGTTCGACTCATTCCAGTCTCTGAGACTGAAATCTTCGGATAAGAAAGTTTCTCCAGCCATGTCTTCACTGCAAGGTTACTACGGGCTAAAACCAGCAGACAGAACAGTTTCGGAAGGAGGATTCTTGGAGATGGGAACTTACAACAAGACCGAAACTTCTCATCATCATCATCTCTCCAGCAACGGTGGTAATCATCAGTACCTCAGACCTTTCCCTTCCACAAACACTCCCTTAAACCACCACAGGAAATCCAGAAGCTTAGCCAATGCACTTTTCGACGAGGTTAACCAATCACCGGACAACAACAACAACAACAACACCGCTCAGGAAACGAGTGCCGATAAGTTTAGAAGGAGACGCCAAAAATCCGAAGCCGATTTTTCGTCCCGGACTCCAGAGCTTCTGTTGAAAGAAGAGAACAGTAGCAGCAACGGCGGGTTTTTATCGATAGCCGGAAAAGGCTTAGCTTTGAGATCGAAAGCTTCGAGCAGAACTAATCTATCATCAGCAGAATCTGAGACTAGTAACTTCAATCCTGTACCAATCAACTTGATGGATGCTCCAGTTTCAGACAGTTTTAGCAGTGTGAGAAAATCGTCGAGTGCATCGAGTCTACAAGATCCGGAGGGTAACAGCAGTAACGGTTCATCATCGCTGTCTCTATGGCCGACTTCTAAGTGGAGTTTGAAACCTGATTTGCTTACACCTGCGGCTATTACAAGCTCAATCTTTGATGGGTTACCAAAGCCTTTAACAGGTCGGAAAAACAAGACTGCTATGGATTAA